A region of Pyxidicoccus parkwaysis DNA encodes the following proteins:
- a CDS encoding nucleotidyltransferase family protein, whose translation MEVRRPVAELGARTYAIQLLSDAGIPFLVGGAYAFAHYTGIYRDTKDLDLFIRKADADRALEVLAQNGWRTESNVHGWLHKAFWDDFLVDIIFASGNGLTVVDDGWFEHAVCAQLLGCACKVPPAEEIFWSKAFVLERERYDGHELTHLLLKAGANFDWPRLLARFDRYWEMLLSHLMLFRFAYPGDRAIVPDWLMQELLSRASGSVQEGNWERKLCRGRLLSQVHYEVDLAEWGYEDGRAWDEADRERGNTLLATGHASGIHGPH comes from the coding sequence ATGGAGGTCCGGCGCCCTGTTGCAGAGCTGGGCGCGCGCACCTACGCCATCCAGTTACTCTCCGACGCCGGCATCCCGTTCCTCGTCGGCGGCGCGTACGCATTCGCCCACTACACCGGCATCTACCGCGACACCAAGGACCTCGACCTCTTCATCCGCAAGGCCGACGCGGACCGCGCCCTCGAGGTGCTCGCGCAGAACGGCTGGCGCACCGAGAGCAACGTCCACGGCTGGCTTCACAAGGCCTTCTGGGACGACTTCCTCGTCGACATCATCTTCGCCTCCGGCAACGGCCTCACCGTCGTCGACGACGGCTGGTTCGAGCACGCCGTCTGCGCCCAGCTCCTCGGCTGCGCGTGCAAGGTGCCCCCAGCGGAGGAAATCTTCTGGAGCAAGGCCTTCGTCCTGGAGCGCGAGCGCTATGACGGCCACGAGCTCACGCACCTCCTGCTGAAGGCCGGTGCCAACTTCGACTGGCCGCGCCTCCTCGCGCGCTTCGACAGGTACTGGGAGATGCTCCTCTCGCACCTCATGCTCTTCCGCTTCGCCTACCCCGGTGACCGCGCCATCGTCCCCGACTGGCTGATGCAGGAGCTTCTCTCCCGCGCCAGCGGCTCCGTGCAGGAGGGCAACTGGGAACGGAAGCTCTGCCGCGGCCGGCTGCTGTCCCAGGTCCACTACGAGGTCGACCTCGCCGAGTGGGGCTACGAGGACGGCCGCGCCTGGGACGAGGCAGACCGCGAGCGCGGCAACACGTTGCTCGCCACCGGGCATGCGAGCGGCATCCACGGTCCCCACTGA
- a CDS encoding ADYC domain-containing protein codes for MRRFTGPALGAWVVMSGGLFVSAARAEPPPQSAQGAWYHGTGTVETEHVNLWLEPTFQPNNCKSVTLETGGFRALSPKNCRPEDFTGSVFTSQDGTWTFEVSTVRPHRNRYAGCTNHGIELTDEAWEYTVLVSRKGSRPEPLCPGDNAALAVPLSWQKGFSSRGWMVHPSTDTFTFACIPQPTTKTCQFTGGGVIAKCTDWGYPPWKHTGQTLTGQLLEGKTVAEYVLQGNLDEAMSFHQACLRMATADYCGEGRPNTLNGTPIAFYDTKYVPLDSSPPPTPGGAPIRANLPAPPDEDFFFEAAWVDCRGLTKPLPLSGCDTADKLRAGFGAVCLSKRRWASLPVTGTCLDPQAPQEQPLPDLLAKPCEDYTEAELEALGARFFSFSHYLDTGLYRFTRPDGARDSITTTRYVLPQNMPGPIPVSLDPTLGASGTYAFARLEGAILDRKTSEALKDTMELRPLFRCVAQTPQGPRYLLNVGTEAEPEKACDVLPGSQLDTLSGKALEGYVSLQREGFLNTQLSLWRDENGNPVTATAPPKGVTWELLWPLGFIPGNR; via the coding sequence ATGCGACGCTTCACCGGACCCGCGTTGGGGGCGTGGGTGGTCATGTCGGGCGGGCTGTTTGTTTCAGCGGCCCGGGCCGAGCCTCCACCGCAGAGCGCACAGGGCGCCTGGTACCACGGCACCGGCACCGTGGAGACCGAGCACGTGAACCTCTGGCTCGAGCCCACCTTTCAGCCCAACAACTGCAAGTCCGTCACACTGGAGACAGGGGGCTTCCGCGCCCTATCGCCGAAGAACTGCAGGCCAGAGGACTTCACCGGCTCCGTCTTCACCTCGCAGGACGGCACCTGGACCTTCGAGGTCAGCACCGTCCGCCCCCACCGCAACCGCTACGCGGGATGCACGAACCACGGCATCGAGCTGACCGACGAGGCCTGGGAGTACACCGTGCTGGTGTCGCGGAAGGGAAGCCGCCCGGAGCCGTTGTGCCCCGGAGACAACGCCGCGCTGGCCGTGCCCCTCAGCTGGCAGAAGGGATTCAGCTCGAGGGGGTGGATGGTGCACCCCTCCACGGACACCTTCACCTTCGCCTGCATCCCCCAGCCCACGACGAAGACCTGCCAGTTCACCGGCGGCGGCGTCATCGCCAAGTGCACCGACTGGGGCTATCCGCCCTGGAAGCACACGGGCCAGACGCTCACGGGACAGCTCCTGGAGGGAAAGACGGTCGCCGAGTACGTGCTGCAGGGAAACCTCGACGAGGCGATGAGCTTCCACCAGGCCTGCCTCCGCATGGCCACCGCTGACTACTGCGGCGAGGGCCGTCCCAACACCCTGAATGGCACGCCCATCGCCTTCTACGACACGAAGTACGTGCCCCTGGATTCCTCTCCGCCGCCCACGCCCGGCGGCGCGCCCATCCGCGCCAACCTCCCGGCTCCTCCCGACGAGGACTTCTTCTTCGAGGCGGCCTGGGTGGACTGCCGGGGGCTGACGAAGCCGCTGCCACTCTCGGGCTGCGACACCGCCGACAAGCTGCGCGCGGGCTTCGGCGCGGTGTGCCTGAGCAAGCGGCGCTGGGCCAGCCTGCCCGTCACCGGCACCTGCCTGGACCCCCAGGCCCCGCAGGAGCAGCCCCTGCCCGACCTCCTGGCCAAACCCTGTGAGGACTACACGGAGGCGGAGCTGGAAGCGCTCGGAGCGAGGTTCTTCTCCTTCTCGCACTACCTCGACACCGGCCTGTACCGCTTCACGCGGCCCGACGGCGCCCGGGACTCCATCACCACCACCCGCTATGTGCTGCCGCAGAACATGCCCGGACCCATCCCCGTGAGCCTGGACCCGACACTCGGAGCGAGCGGCACGTACGCGTTCGCCCGCCTCGAGGGCGCCATCCTCGACAGGAAGACGTCGGAGGCCTTGAAAGACACGATGGAGCTGCGCCCCCTCTTCCGCTGCGTTGCCCAGACGCCCCAGGGGCCGCGCTACCTCCTCAACGTCGGGACCGAGGCCGAGCCGGAGAAGGCCTGCGACGTGCTGCCGGGGAGCCAGTTGGACACCCTGAGTGGGAAGGCCCTCGAGGGCTATGTCTCGCTCCAGCGGGAGGGCTTCCTGAACACGCAGCTGTCCTTGTGGCGGGATGAGAACGGGAACCCCGTCACCGCCACGGCGCCGCCCAAGGGCGTCACCTGGGAGCTGCTGTGGCCCCTGGGGTTCATCCCCGGCAACAGGTGA
- a CDS encoding sigma 54-interacting transcriptional regulator → MSTPDAKETLDAHPPDAPPGKEAAERLYLLVFEGDSSSLRPLPRHGDLVIGRGSTADLRVQDASVSRHHARVSVTEGVARIIDLESHNGVRVNGVRVEGAQPLRNGDVVMLGDVTLVLNCEARPRATHPLLDVNAFHSRLADELERVVRYERTVGVVALELGPFTAPLADLVLAASHGGLRRMDVVGQQGPGQLVILLPELTRDEAEDSARQLVETLRPFAPEARAGLATAPRDGMDADALISAARTAALSAPTGSVSLSGPNLYRLELGERTVIVADAAMVRIYEQLRRLASSSLAVLIHGETGTGKENAAWAVHHWSRRAQGPFLAVNCATLVEALAESTLFGHERGAFSGAASTQAGLFEKAHGGTLFLDEVAELSLAVQAKLLRALDQKRITRLGDSRERPVDVRIVAATHRLLANEVKAGRFREDLFFRLSTAVVLLPPLRNRPREIPLLARAFLEEACARDGRPPLDISAAAMELLCAFHWEGNVRQLKGVMDRAAAMADGPVLEPSHLPDSLQWQESDDAEPSAPRKEAEPETRASPAPRTFRPIAEELRELERQRMQEALEATGGVQKHAARLIGMPLRTFALKYKQYSLSRWSRPAS, encoded by the coding sequence ATGTCGACTCCGGACGCCAAAGAGACCCTGGATGCCCACCCACCCGATGCGCCTCCCGGGAAGGAGGCGGCGGAGCGGCTCTACCTGTTGGTGTTCGAGGGGGACTCGAGCTCGCTCCGTCCCCTGCCGCGCCACGGCGACCTCGTGATTGGCCGTGGCAGCACGGCGGACCTCCGCGTGCAGGACGCCTCGGTGAGCCGGCACCACGCGCGGGTGAGCGTGACGGAGGGCGTGGCGCGCATCATCGACCTCGAAAGCCACAACGGCGTCCGCGTCAACGGCGTCCGCGTGGAAGGCGCCCAGCCCCTGCGCAACGGCGACGTGGTGATGCTGGGCGACGTCACCCTGGTCCTCAACTGCGAGGCCCGCCCCCGCGCCACCCATCCGCTGCTGGACGTCAATGCCTTCCATTCCCGGCTGGCCGACGAGCTGGAGCGCGTGGTCCGCTACGAGCGCACCGTGGGCGTCGTCGCGCTGGAGCTCGGCCCCTTCACGGCGCCTCTCGCGGACCTCGTGCTCGCGGCGAGCCACGGCGGCCTGCGGCGGATGGACGTCGTGGGACAGCAGGGGCCGGGACAGCTCGTCATCCTCCTGCCGGAGCTGACGCGCGACGAGGCGGAGGACTCCGCGCGGCAGCTCGTCGAGACGCTGCGGCCCTTCGCGCCCGAAGCACGCGCGGGCCTGGCGACGGCGCCACGGGACGGCATGGACGCGGACGCGCTCATCTCCGCCGCGCGGACCGCGGCGCTCTCGGCGCCCACCGGGAGCGTGAGCCTCAGCGGCCCCAACCTCTACCGGCTGGAGCTGGGCGAGCGCACCGTCATCGTCGCGGACGCCGCCATGGTGCGCATCTACGAGCAGCTCCGACGGCTGGCCTCCAGCTCGCTCGCCGTCCTCATCCACGGCGAGACGGGCACCGGCAAGGAGAACGCCGCCTGGGCCGTGCACCACTGGTCTCGCCGCGCGCAAGGTCCCTTCCTCGCGGTCAACTGCGCGACGCTCGTCGAGGCGCTGGCGGAGAGCACGCTGTTCGGCCACGAGCGCGGTGCCTTCTCCGGCGCGGCGTCCACCCAGGCCGGCCTGTTCGAGAAGGCCCACGGAGGCACGCTCTTCCTCGACGAGGTGGCCGAGTTGTCCCTCGCGGTGCAGGCCAAGCTGCTGCGCGCGCTGGACCAGAAGCGCATCACCCGGCTGGGAGACTCGCGAGAGCGGCCGGTGGACGTGCGCATCGTCGCCGCCACCCACCGCCTCCTCGCCAACGAGGTGAAGGCCGGCCGCTTCCGCGAGGACCTCTTCTTCCGCCTCTCCACCGCCGTGGTGCTGCTGCCGCCCCTGCGCAACCGGCCGCGCGAGATTCCCCTGCTGGCGCGCGCCTTCCTCGAAGAGGCCTGCGCCCGCGATGGCCGGCCGCCGCTCGACATCTCCGCCGCCGCCATGGAGTTGCTGTGCGCGTTCCACTGGGAAGGCAACGTGCGCCAGTTGAAGGGCGTCATGGACCGCGCCGCCGCCATGGCAGACGGCCCCGTGCTGGAGCCCTCGCACCTGCCGGACTCGCTCCAGTGGCAGGAGTCCGACGACGCGGAGCCGTCCGCACCTCGCAAGGAGGCGGAGCCTGAAACCCGGGCGTCCCCGGCGCCACGCACGTTCCGGCCCATCGCCGAGGAGCTTCGGGAGCTGGAGCGGCAGCGGATGCAGGAGGCGCTGGAAGCCACGGGCGGGGTGCAGAAACACGCGGCGCGGCTCATCGGCATGCCGCTGCGCACCTTCGCGCTCAAATACAAACAATACAGCCTGTCCCGCTGGAGCCGGCCCGCGTCATGA
- a CDS encoding LysR family transcriptional regulator: MPDWNDLRYFLAVSREGTLAAASRALKVDATTVGRRLTVLEEELGTRLFDRTPGRFVLTAAGQGIRGTVEEMEASVLAVERRAGGEDARLEGVVRVTTTEAFAVNHLLPRFGPFRERHPGIEVQFLTDYGALDLARREADVAVRLTRPKEASLVARKAGEIAISLYASEGYLARRGLPDPAVGFAGHDVIGYADAAAKWPEARWMGEVATSARVVVRCNSLLSVVAAAQAGVGLGLMPCFSGDTSPGLRRLMPPVAALKRDIWLVVHPDLQQNARVRAVMDFFSEVIQRERPLLAGGGLVSALGSSTAGDSETRVRPAASRAHRGQARRKKARTS; encoded by the coding sequence ATGCCGGACTGGAATGACCTGCGCTACTTCCTGGCCGTCTCCCGCGAGGGGACGCTCGCGGCTGCGTCCCGCGCGCTGAAGGTGGACGCGACGACGGTGGGGCGCCGGCTGACGGTGCTCGAGGAGGAGCTGGGGACGCGGCTGTTCGACAGGACGCCGGGGCGCTTCGTGCTGACGGCGGCGGGGCAGGGCATCCGCGGCACGGTGGAGGAGATGGAGGCGTCGGTGCTCGCGGTGGAGCGCCGGGCGGGCGGCGAGGACGCGCGGCTGGAGGGCGTGGTGCGGGTGACGACGACGGAGGCCTTCGCCGTGAATCACCTGCTGCCGCGCTTCGGGCCGTTTCGCGAGCGGCACCCGGGCATCGAGGTGCAGTTCCTCACGGACTATGGCGCGCTGGATTTGGCGCGGCGCGAGGCGGATGTGGCGGTGCGGCTGACGCGGCCGAAGGAGGCGTCGCTGGTGGCTCGCAAGGCGGGGGAGATTGCGATTTCCCTCTATGCGTCGGAGGGGTATCTCGCTCGGCGCGGGCTGCCGGACCCGGCGGTGGGCTTCGCGGGGCATGACGTCATCGGCTACGCGGACGCGGCGGCGAAGTGGCCGGAGGCGCGGTGGATGGGCGAGGTGGCCACGTCCGCGCGCGTGGTGGTGCGGTGCAATTCGCTGCTCTCGGTGGTGGCGGCGGCGCAGGCCGGTGTGGGGTTGGGGTTGATGCCGTGCTTCTCCGGGGACACGTCGCCGGGGTTGCGCAGGTTGATGCCTCCGGTGGCGGCGCTGAAGCGGGACATCTGGCTGGTGGTGCATCCGGACCTGCAGCAGAACGCGCGTGTGCGGGCGGTGATGGACTTCTTCTCGGAGGTCATCCAGCGCGAGCGGCCGTTGCTGGCGGGCGGTGGGCTCGTCTCGGCGCTGGGGTCGAGCACGGCGGGTGATTCGGAGACCCGGGTGAGGCCCGCGGCGTCGCGCGCTCATCGGGGACAGGCGCGGCGAAAGAAGGCACGGACGTCATGA
- a CDS encoding AEC family transporter, which translates to MSVVIGLLGTCLLLGVLARHSGKFAPGAAGAFNTFILYVALPALVLRVMHRLEFVPSLIVAAVVPWLYFLAAGPFFRLLGPRLGLSRHSVTALVLTAGLGNTAFVGLPMAEALLGQGGLAVAVVADQLGSFLVLSTLATVAATRASAEKELPWSVLARKVATFPPFVALVVSLALRPWGFPVWVDTVLERLGSLLTPLALFSVGLQLRLTGVSHRIPALALGLSYKLLLVPGLVALGLLAAPGLAPMVVQATVLQSAMAPMVSAAILAAEHELDPELAVLMVGVGIPLSFATALGWFWVVR; encoded by the coding sequence ATGAGTGTGGTCATCGGGTTGCTGGGGACGTGCCTGCTGCTCGGCGTGCTGGCGAGGCACAGCGGGAAGTTCGCACCTGGCGCGGCGGGCGCGTTCAACACGTTCATCCTGTACGTGGCGCTGCCAGCGCTGGTGCTGCGGGTGATGCACCGGCTGGAGTTCGTGCCGTCGCTCATCGTGGCCGCGGTGGTGCCGTGGCTGTACTTCCTCGCGGCGGGTCCGTTCTTCCGGCTGCTGGGGCCACGGCTGGGATTGTCTCGGCATTCGGTGACGGCGCTGGTGTTGACGGCGGGACTGGGCAACACGGCCTTTGTCGGTCTGCCCATGGCGGAGGCGCTGCTGGGACAGGGTGGGCTCGCGGTGGCGGTGGTGGCGGACCAGCTCGGCTCGTTCCTGGTGCTGTCCACGCTGGCGACGGTTGCCGCGACACGTGCGAGCGCGGAGAAGGAACTGCCGTGGAGCGTGCTCGCGCGGAAGGTGGCGACGTTTCCTCCGTTCGTCGCGCTGGTGGTGTCATTGGCACTGCGGCCGTGGGGCTTCCCTGTCTGGGTGGACACGGTGCTGGAGCGGCTGGGCTCGCTGCTCACGCCGTTGGCGTTGTTCTCGGTGGGGTTGCAGCTTCGGCTCACGGGGGTGAGTCACCGTATTCCGGCGCTGGCGCTGGGGCTGTCGTACAAGTTGTTGCTGGTTCCGGGACTGGTGGCGCTGGGGTTGTTGGCGGCGCCGGGGCTGGCGCCGATGGTGGTGCAGGCCACGGTGCTCCAGTCCGCGATGGCGCCCATGGTGAGCGCGGCGATTCTCGCCGCCGAGCATGAGCTGGACCCGGAGCTTGCCGTGCTCATGGTCGGCGTGGGGATTCCGCTGTCGTTCGCTACTGCGCTGGGGTGGTTCTGGGTGGTGCGGTGA
- a CDS encoding DUSAM domain-containing protein yields the protein MRPEDHDWHHVQELATRLQREKGSDLTDAERDLVRRVAREVAISDADAERALQSAASGAELAVEVSRRIREGSRRLSQALVRASRFSASGDTTAARKVLQDLLDVEVVPLYRRHAQLELDELA from the coding sequence ATGCGCCCGGAAGACCATGACTGGCACCACGTGCAGGAACTGGCCACGCGGCTTCAGCGCGAGAAGGGTTCAGACCTGACGGATGCCGAGCGTGACCTGGTTCGGCGCGTTGCCCGGGAGGTGGCCATCAGCGATGCCGATGCGGAAAGGGCATTGCAGAGCGCGGCAAGCGGCGCGGAGCTCGCGGTTGAAGTGAGCCGCAGGATTCGCGAGGGCTCACGACGTCTGTCCCAGGCTCTGGTCCGTGCCTCCCGTTTCTCCGCGTCCGGCGACACAACCGCCGCGAGGAAGGTGCTCCAGGACTTGCTCGATGTAGAGGTCGTGCCGCTGTACCGGCGCCACGCACAGTTGGAGCTCGACGAGCTCGCGTAG
- a CDS encoding nSTAND1 domain-containing NTPase: MTAPASTAPWQPPTDFEEYHLLEPLGRGAMGEVYLARDMLLDRLVAVKFIAGLSPKDGQRERFRNEARAIARVQHPNVVGIYRVGEVLRRPYLVSEFVRGQSLDKLSVPLPWTRVLTIGIGIARGLAAAHRRGVVHRDLKPANAMLAEDGETKLLDFGVAKLLDAAAGLTEAPRTPALEALRPLPGDEALEASTADLVRTADSTPPTADPAVPQPPGAPGLKTGLVGTPSYMAPETWRGAPASPRGDVYSFGVMLYELCSGVLPFRADTVQVLRELVLQGPYRPLAEAAPQVDPAFAAIIDRCLSREPSARYASGDALREALEALRESTGDAAPSNEPPYPGLHAFSERNRATFSGRAADIRALLDRLRAEPLVLVAGDSGVGKSSLCRAGVLPRVAEGALGFGAWRTCEVLPGRHPLSSLAAALAPFTGGDEATLLSELREAPAELGRRVRAGSESRGVLVLVDQLEELLTLASPEDAERFAVALESLAGGGPKLRVLATARGDFLARLASLPGLGEVLSGGGLYLLQRLTPEGLREAVVAPARGQGFAFESETLVETLVKAGGGDGGLPLLQFALAELWEHRDSARRVIPASALVALGGVDGALARHADGVLSTLLPAERSAARRLLLRLVTAEGTRERRTRAELLGDPGHEERHARAALEALVHGRLVVAREAAGEEAGAGTYELAHEALLVGWDTLRGWLAGDVEQRVLHQRLERSCTEWQRLGRSEDLLWRGPQLTEAERLPPEALGEVERAFLRESRRLLARRRITRVAAVLSLPLVTAAVYGGIRLQELRAREHDIAQSVAVAEQAVTQARQEQERAATLRRDAFAAFDTGHKQEAEATWADALSSADKVERAYGEASTALDTALRRDFGHADVRRRFAEVLFERIQLAEQLRRPALHTELLQRLASVDDTGDVQRRLQAPARLDLESTPSGATVRVERVLQAEGRQRWSPPEALGTTPLRGASLPPGSYRLTLQLPDRPPVLYPVLLERGEQHTARLTLPAAVPDGYVYVPPGRFLYGSADEEAIRRNLVLAQPLHALTTEGYLIGRTEVTFGEWLAFLRTLPSAERNERRPHGTNYFGGIDVVELADGRWEFRMERPGHVYRAREGERVHYPERERRADPDWLRFPVSGISWGDAQAYVAWLDKTGRLPGARLCDDREWERAARGADGRTFPHGDRLEPDDANFDATYGRKSLAFGPDEVGSHPASDSPFGASDFAGNVWEWMRSVTSPDMPTYGGGGFYQDMFTARSLNHGDGEPRLRNPFIGLRVCAPAPPR; the protein is encoded by the coding sequence ATGACCGCGCCGGCCTCCACCGCTCCATGGCAACCGCCCACGGACTTCGAGGAGTACCACCTCCTGGAGCCACTGGGCCGGGGAGCCATGGGCGAGGTGTATCTGGCGCGGGACATGTTGTTGGACCGGCTGGTGGCGGTGAAGTTCATCGCGGGCCTCTCGCCGAAGGACGGCCAGCGCGAGCGGTTCCGCAACGAGGCGCGCGCCATCGCCCGGGTGCAGCACCCCAACGTGGTGGGCATCTACCGCGTCGGTGAGGTGCTCCGCCGTCCGTACCTCGTCTCCGAGTTCGTGCGCGGGCAGAGCCTCGACAAGCTCTCCGTCCCTCTGCCGTGGACGCGCGTGCTCACGATAGGCATTGGCATCGCGCGGGGGCTCGCGGCCGCGCACCGGCGCGGCGTGGTGCATCGCGACCTCAAGCCCGCCAACGCCATGCTGGCGGAGGATGGTGAGACGAAGCTGCTCGACTTCGGCGTGGCCAAGCTCCTCGACGCTGCGGCGGGGCTGACGGAAGCTCCGCGCACTCCCGCTCTCGAAGCCCTGCGCCCGCTGCCGGGCGATGAGGCCCTCGAGGCGAGCACCGCGGACCTCGTGCGGACCGCCGACTCGACGCCTCCCACGGCGGACCCGGCCGTGCCTCAACCTCCGGGCGCACCGGGCCTCAAGACGGGTCTGGTGGGCACGCCCAGCTACATGGCGCCGGAGACGTGGCGCGGCGCTCCTGCCTCTCCGCGCGGCGACGTCTATTCCTTCGGGGTGATGCTCTACGAACTGTGCAGCGGCGTGCTGCCGTTCCGCGCCGACACCGTCCAGGTCCTGCGGGAACTGGTGCTTCAGGGACCCTACCGTCCGCTCGCGGAGGCCGCGCCCCAGGTGGACCCCGCCTTCGCCGCCATCATCGACCGGTGTCTCTCGCGTGAGCCGTCCGCGCGCTATGCCTCGGGTGATGCGCTCCGCGAGGCACTGGAAGCGCTGCGCGAGAGCACGGGCGACGCGGCCCCTTCCAACGAGCCGCCCTACCCTGGACTGCACGCCTTCAGCGAGAGGAACCGCGCCACCTTCTCCGGCCGCGCCGCCGACATCCGCGCGCTGCTGGACCGGTTGCGCGCGGAGCCGCTGGTGCTGGTAGCGGGTGACTCGGGCGTGGGGAAGTCCTCGCTGTGCCGCGCGGGTGTGCTGCCTCGCGTGGCCGAGGGCGCGCTGGGCTTCGGTGCATGGAGGACGTGCGAGGTGCTGCCGGGCCGGCATCCGCTCTCGTCGCTCGCGGCGGCGCTGGCGCCCTTCACCGGCGGAGACGAGGCCACGCTGCTGTCCGAGCTGCGCGAGGCGCCGGCGGAGCTGGGACGACGGGTGCGCGCGGGCAGTGAGTCGCGCGGCGTGCTCGTGCTCGTGGACCAGTTGGAGGAATTGCTCACCCTCGCCTCGCCCGAGGACGCGGAGCGCTTCGCCGTCGCGCTGGAGTCGCTCGCGGGCGGCGGCCCGAAGCTGCGCGTGCTGGCCACCGCGCGCGGCGACTTCCTCGCGCGGCTGGCGTCACTGCCCGGACTGGGCGAGGTGCTCTCCGGCGGTGGGCTGTACCTCCTGCAGCGCCTCACGCCGGAGGGACTGAGAGAGGCCGTCGTCGCTCCCGCGCGCGGCCAGGGCTTCGCCTTCGAGTCGGAGACACTCGTCGAGACGCTGGTGAAGGCGGGAGGCGGAGACGGAGGCTTGCCACTGCTCCAGTTCGCCCTGGCGGAGCTGTGGGAGCACCGTGACTCCGCGCGCCGCGTGATTCCCGCGTCGGCGCTGGTGGCGCTCGGAGGAGTGGACGGTGCGCTGGCCCGTCACGCGGACGGTGTGCTGTCCACGCTGCTCCCGGCGGAGCGGAGCGCGGCGCGGCGGCTGCTCCTCCGACTGGTGACGGCGGAGGGCACGCGCGAGCGGCGCACGCGCGCGGAGCTGCTCGGCGACCCGGGCCATGAGGAGCGCCATGCCCGCGCGGCGCTGGAGGCACTGGTACACGGCCGACTCGTGGTGGCGCGCGAGGCCGCGGGCGAGGAAGCCGGCGCGGGCACCTACGAGCTCGCGCATGAGGCGCTGCTGGTGGGCTGGGACACGCTGCGCGGCTGGCTCGCGGGAGATGTGGAGCAGCGCGTGCTGCACCAGCGGCTGGAAAGGTCCTGCACGGAGTGGCAGCGGCTGGGACGCTCGGAGGACCTGCTGTGGCGAGGCCCGCAACTCACCGAGGCGGAGCGCCTGCCGCCGGAGGCGCTGGGCGAAGTGGAACGCGCGTTCCTCCGTGAGTCTCGCCGTCTGTTGGCGCGGCGGCGCATCACCCGAGTCGCCGCCGTGCTCTCCCTGCCCCTCGTCACCGCGGCCGTGTACGGCGGCATCCGGCTCCAGGAACTGCGCGCACGTGAACATGACATCGCCCAGTCCGTGGCCGTGGCAGAGCAGGCGGTGACCCAGGCACGCCAGGAGCAGGAGCGCGCGGCGACACTGCGACGTGACGCCTTCGCGGCCTTCGACACCGGCCACAAGCAGGAGGCAGAGGCGACGTGGGCCGACGCGCTGTCATCGGCCGACAAGGTGGAGCGCGCCTACGGCGAGGCCAGCACCGCGCTGGACACCGCGCTGCGGAGGGACTTCGGCCACGCGGACGTGCGCCGCCGCTTCGCCGAGGTTCTCTTCGAGCGTATCCAGCTCGCCGAGCAACTGCGCCGCCCCGCGCTGCACACGGAGTTGCTCCAACGTCTCGCCAGCGTGGACGACACCGGAGACGTCCAGCGCCGGCTCCAGGCACCGGCACGATTGGATTTGGAGAGCACTCCCTCCGGAGCCACCGTGCGCGTGGAGCGAGTGCTTCAAGCAGAAGGCAGGCAGCGCTGGTCTCCACCGGAAGCCCTAGGGACGACGCCTCTGCGCGGAGCCTCGCTGCCTCCCGGCTCGTATCGCCTGACGCTCCAGCTACCGGACCGTCCGCCCGTCCTCTACCCGGTGCTGCTGGAGCGCGGAGAGCAGCACACGGCCCGGCTCACGCTGCCCGCCGCCGTCCCCGACGGCTACGTGTACGTGCCACCAGGGCGCTTCCTCTACGGCAGCGCGGACGAAGAGGCCATCCGCCGCAACCTGGTGCTGGCCCAGCCGCTCCATGCGCTCACGACGGAGGGCTATCTCATCGGTCGCACCGAGGTCACCTTCGGCGAGTGGCTCGCCTTCCTTCGCACGCTCCCGTCCGCCGAGCGGAACGAGCGCCGGCCCCACGGCACCAACTACTTCGGCGGCATCGACGTCGTGGAACTGGCGGATGGCCGCTGGGAGTTCCGCATGGAGCGGCCGGGGCACGTCTACCGCGCCCGCGAAGGCGAGCGCGTCCACTACCCCGAGCGCGAACGCCGCGCCGACCCGGACTGGCTGCGCTTCCCCGTGTCCGGAATCTCTTGGGGAGATGCGCAGGCCTACGTCGCGTGGTTGGACAAGACGGGCCGGCTGCCCGGAGCCCGCCTGTGCGACGACCGCGAGTGGGAGCGCGCGGCACGTGGCGCGGACGGGCGCACCTTCCCTCATGGTGACCGGCTCGAACCGGACGACGCCAACTTCGACGCGACGTATGGACGGAAGTCCCTCGCCTTCGGCCCCGACGAGGTCGGCTCGCATCCCGCCTCCGACAGCCCCTTCGGCGCCTCGGACTTCGCGGGCAACGTGTGGGAGTGGATGCGCTCGGTGACGTCGCCGGACATGCCCACGTATGGCGGCGGCGGCTTCTACCAGGACATGTTCACCGCTCGCAGCCTCAACCACGGCGACGGCGAGCCACGGCTGCGCAATCCCTTCATCGGGCTGCGCGTCTGCGCTCCGGCCCCGCCGCGCTGA